In Geminocystis sp. NIES-3709, a single genomic region encodes these proteins:
- the psaK gene encoding photosystem I reaction center subunit PsaK, which yields MDFLVLSSLFGIIPQTVTWNFNVALVMISANLLAIFIGRFAIQKAGIGPDLPVEKPALWKKFGLPELLATLSFGHILGAGFVLGLSNAGLL from the coding sequence ATGGATTTTTTAGTATTATCGAGTCTTTTTGGCATTATTCCTCAAACTGTAACTTGGAATTTTAATGTAGCATTAGTAATGATTTCTGCCAACTTATTAGCGATTTTTATTGGACGTTTTGCGATTCAAAAAGCGGGAATTGGGCCAGATTTACCCGTAGAAAAACCAGCTTTATGGAAGAAATTTGGCTTACCTGAATTATTAGCAACTCTTAGTTTTGGTCATATTTTAGGAGCTGGTTTCGTG